One part of the Vicinamibacteria bacterium genome encodes these proteins:
- a CDS encoding FGGY family carbohydrate kinase produces the protein MAHFLGYDLGSSSVKACLLDGESGRVAARASYPQDEMPIEAPRPGWAEQRPESWWDCVRQATTLLLARSTVTPRDILAVGISYQMHGLVIVDGNGRCLRPAIIWCDGRAVDIGERAFGILGRERCLEHLLNSPGNFTASKLRWVKEREPATFDRIAKVLLPGDYLAWKLTGRFATTVPGLSEGTLWDFRENCPARFLLDHFEIPGALLPDLVPTLGEQGRLTKGAAAELGLASGTPVTFRAGDQPTNALALNVLEPGEVAANAGTSGVVYGITDSLQADTLSRVNSFAHVNHGKDRTRLGVLLCINGAGSAYRWLRKLYSEPGYDRMNEEATEAFSDVRFYPFGNGPERMLENRGPGAWFEGIDFNTHGRAHLARAVLEGVAFSFRYGMRVLEGLGLEATVMRASLANMLKSAAFRETLANVTGVTIELYDTDGAEGAARGAAIGAGHYKSFEEALGPLARKGIVVPSRKSPGRLEEAYARWELGLGP, from the coding sequence ATGGCACATTTCCTCGGATATGACCTCGGCAGCTCCTCGGTAAAGGCCTGTCTTCTCGACGGCGAATCGGGCAGGGTGGCGGCGCGAGCGAGCTATCCGCAGGACGAGATGCCCATCGAGGCCCCACGTCCCGGTTGGGCCGAGCAGCGTCCCGAGTCGTGGTGGGACTGCGTCCGGCAAGCCACGACTCTGTTGCTCGCGAGGTCGACCGTTACCCCGCGTGACATCCTCGCCGTGGGGATCTCATACCAGATGCACGGGCTCGTCATCGTCGATGGGAACGGCCGGTGTCTTCGGCCGGCGATCATCTGGTGCGATGGGCGGGCTGTCGATATCGGTGAGCGCGCTTTCGGGATTCTCGGGCGAGAGCGCTGTCTCGAGCACCTTCTGAACTCGCCCGGGAACTTCACCGCTTCGAAACTGAGGTGGGTCAAGGAACGGGAGCCGGCCACCTTCGACAGGATCGCCAAGGTCCTTCTACCCGGGGATTACTTGGCGTGGAAGCTCACGGGTCGCTTCGCCACGACGGTGCCGGGCCTTTCCGAGGGGACGCTATGGGATTTTCGAGAGAATTGCCCGGCTCGCTTCCTTCTCGATCACTTCGAGATACCCGGCGCGCTTCTTCCCGACCTCGTCCCAACTCTCGGAGAGCAGGGCCGCTTGACAAAAGGAGCCGCGGCCGAGCTCGGTCTGGCTTCCGGGACCCCCGTGACTTTTCGCGCCGGGGACCAGCCGACGAACGCGCTGGCACTGAACGTCCTCGAGCCCGGTGAAGTCGCCGCCAACGCCGGGACCTCCGGTGTCGTGTACGGGATTACCGACAGCTTGCAGGCCGACACCCTGTCTCGAGTGAACAGCTTCGCTCACGTGAACCATGGAAAAGACAGGACCCGGCTGGGTGTTCTTCTTTGCATCAACGGCGCTGGAAGTGCGTATCGCTGGCTGCGCAAGCTTTACTCGGAGCCGGGCTACGACAGGATGAACGAGGAAGCGACCGAGGCGTTCTCCGATGTTCGCTTCTATCCTTTTGGCAACGGACCGGAGCGGATGCTCGAGAATCGTGGACCGGGCGCCTGGTTCGAGGGCATCGACTTCAACACTCACGGCCGTGCACATCTCGCCCGGGCCGTTCTCGAGGGAGTCGCCTTTTCCTTTCGCTACGGGATGCGTGTTCTCGAGGGATTGGGCCTCGAAGCGACGGTAATGCGGGCCTCCCTCGCAAATATGCTGAAAAGCGCCGCGTTTCGAGAGACTCTTGCGAATGTGACTGGCGTCACCATCGAGTTGTACGACACGGACGGCGCCGAGGGTGCGGCTCGGGGGGCTGCCATTGGCGCCGGGCACTATAAATCCTTCGAGGAGGCTCTCGGGCCGCTCGCGCGCAAGGGGATCGTCGTTCCCTCGAGAAAAAGCCCCGGAAGGCTCGAGGAAGCCTATGCCCGGTGGGAGTTGGGGCTCGGACC
- the mmuM gene encoding homocysteine S-methyltransferase has protein sequence MGNPLAQFLDAQRFVILDGGLATELERRGADLHDPLWSAKLLLDAPEMLEELHYDYFAAGADVGTSASYQASFEGFGARGIDESGAEHLLRLSVDLVRRARERFWSDERNRAGRIAPLVAASVGCYGAILHDGSEYRGDYGLSRAELRTFHERRLRVLEDSGADIIACETVPCRLEAEALVSLLEAPAWISFSCRNEREVCHGEQFAECVRLVSRASAVVAVGMNCTHPRYVSSLLAIGASDKPSLCYPNSGEVWDADRKEWTGSADSSSIAELARTWYRLGARLIGGCCRTKPETISAIRRALTEQVVTQDAPHRP, from the coding sequence ATGGGCAATCCTCTGGCACAGTTTCTCGACGCCCAGCGATTCGTGATTCTCGACGGCGGCCTTGCCACCGAGCTCGAACGGCGAGGAGCCGATCTACACGACCCGCTCTGGTCGGCCAAGCTGCTCCTCGACGCTCCCGAGATGCTCGAGGAGCTCCACTACGATTATTTCGCGGCCGGCGCCGATGTGGGTACGAGCGCAAGCTACCAGGCGTCGTTCGAGGGCTTCGGGGCACGAGGGATCGATGAATCTGGAGCGGAACATCTGTTGCGATTGTCGGTCGATCTCGTTCGTCGAGCGCGAGAAAGGTTCTGGAGCGACGAAAGAAATCGCGCGGGACGAATCGCGCCTCTCGTCGCCGCCTCGGTCGGTTGCTATGGAGCGATTCTCCACGACGGCTCGGAGTACCGGGGAGACTACGGTCTCTCTCGGGCCGAGCTACGGACCTTTCACGAGAGGCGGCTCCGAGTGCTCGAAGACTCTGGCGCCGACATCATCGCCTGCGAGACGGTTCCATGTCGACTCGAAGCCGAGGCACTCGTTTCCCTACTAGAAGCCCCCGCGTGGATCAGCTTCAGTTGCCGCAACGAGCGCGAGGTCTGCCACGGAGAACAATTCGCCGAATGTGTCCGCCTCGTGTCCCGCGCATCGGCAGTGGTTGCCGTGGGTATGAACTGCACTCATCCCCGCTACGTCTCTAGCCTGCTGGCCATCGGCGCCTCCGACAAGCCCAGTCTGTGCTACCCGAACAGCGGTGAGGTTTGGGACGCCGATCGAAAGGAATGGACCGGGAGCGCAGATTCTTCCTCTATCGCCGAGCTCGCGCGCACGTGGTATCGGCTTGGAGCGCGGCTCATCGGGGGCTGCTGTCGAACCAAGCCCGAGACCATTTCCGCGATTCGCCGGGCGCTAACCGAACAGGTTGTAACGCAAGATGCACCACATCGCCCTTAG
- a CDS encoding glycosyltransferase family 2 protein — protein MSPTISVVIPCFNEVHTIEAIIEAVRSSEIEGKQIIVVDDFSTDGTRERLREKGNTAGVELILHDRNRGKGAALRSGFARATGRIVIVQDADLEYDPRDYPRLIAPILSGKADVVFGSRFVGGESHRVLYFWHFAANKFLTLLSNMFTNLNLTDMETCYKAFRREVIQSIALREDGFGFEPEVTAKVARMGYRIYEVGISYSGRTYAEGKKIGWRDGLRAMWCILRYNLFG, from the coding sequence TTGTCACCCACGATTTCTGTCGTTATTCCGTGTTTCAACGAGGTCCACACCATCGAGGCGATCATCGAAGCGGTTCGCTCGAGCGAGATCGAGGGCAAACAAATCATCGTCGTGGACGATTTTTCCACGGACGGCACCCGGGAGCGGCTGCGCGAAAAGGGGAATACCGCCGGAGTCGAGCTGATTCTTCACGATCGCAATCGAGGCAAGGGAGCGGCACTTCGTTCCGGCTTCGCCCGCGCGACCGGAAGGATCGTCATCGTACAGGATGCGGATCTCGAATACGATCCCCGGGATTACCCGAGGTTGATCGCACCCATTCTTTCGGGCAAGGCGGATGTCGTGTTCGGGAGCCGTTTCGTAGGAGGCGAATCGCACCGCGTGCTCTATTTCTGGCACTTCGCCGCGAACAAGTTCCTGACGCTCCTGTCGAACATGTTTACGAATCTGAACCTGACCGATATGGAGACCTGCTACAAGGCGTTTCGGCGGGAGGTCATCCAGTCCATCGCGCTGCGGGAGGACGGTTTCGGCTTCGAGCCCGAGGTGACCGCCAAGGTCGCGAGAATGGGCTACCGAATCTACGAGGTGGGGATCTCCTACTCGGGGCGAACGTACGCCGAGGGGAAGAAGATCGGATGGCGTGACGGCCTAAGGGCGATGTGGTGCATCTTGCGTTACAACCTGTTCGGTTAG
- a CDS encoding helix-turn-helix domain-containing protein → MLPPLSERDYYQVLEVDYDASPEQIRAAYEEAKELYHCESLVTGSILTDQERRGTFHYIAEAYHTLIAAESRRMYDERMGIVSRRTRSKTRTADEASSASPFDGDDGHPSPGRRVTAAPPELRSGEEATGDFLRRARQAMGIDLTAISEETKIGRSMLEYIEEERLDRLPAPIYLKNFTLQIARCLGLDEQRIARSYVARIGRLQSRA, encoded by the coding sequence ATGCTACCGCCGCTGAGCGAGCGGGACTACTATCAGGTTCTCGAAGTCGACTACGACGCCAGTCCCGAGCAGATTCGAGCCGCTTACGAAGAGGCGAAGGAGCTCTACCACTGCGAGTCCCTCGTCACCGGCTCCATCCTCACCGACCAGGAACGCCGAGGGACTTTTCACTACATCGCCGAGGCCTACCATACCCTCATCGCGGCAGAGAGCCGGCGGATGTACGACGAGCGTATGGGAATCGTATCTCGCAGGACTCGTTCGAAAACCCGCACCGCCGATGAGGCTTCTTCCGCCTCGCCTTTCGACGGCGACGATGGTCACCCTTCCCCCGGGAGGCGTGTCACCGCCGCGCCGCCCGAGCTCAGGTCGGGAGAGGAGGCCACCGGGGACTTCCTCCGGAGGGCGCGGCAGGCGATGGGAATCGACCTCACCGCGATTTCGGAAGAGACGAAGATCGGTCGGTCGATGCTGGAGTATATCGAGGAAGAACGACTCGACCGGCTCCCGGCCCCCATCTACCTGAAGAACTTCACCCTCCAGATAGCGCGCTGTCTCGGGCTCGACGAGCAGCGGATCGCGCGCTCGTACGTGGCGCGCATCGGACGCCTCCAATCACGAGCTTGA
- a CDS encoding P-loop NTPase, with protein sequence MRAETGLARPAILPLTPVSSDAPSEYIPYCRSSSRIIAVGGGKGGVGKSLVTSSLAISLARHGNRVVVIDADLGGANLHTCLGLASPSRTLSDFINRRVPRIEDVILETGVRNLGLITGAHDYLAASNLKFLQKVRLLSRIGQVDADIVLIDLGAGISFNIVDFFLVAELGLLVVIPEPSSIENAYRFLKMSFYRHLWCSLKAGPARAVVEQAMDQKNQWGIRTPYDLLEAVQDYDESTGHYLKERARRFRPRLVINQVRYPEDKRLGQSMASVCRRHLGIDIEAVGTIDFDENVWKANRKRRPFMLDFPESPASLALEGVARTFLRPNGGSASYRGAH encoded by the coding sequence GTGAGAGCCGAGACCGGGCTGGCGCGGCCGGCGATCCTTCCGCTGACGCCCGTTTCCAGCGATGCACCGAGCGAGTACATTCCCTACTGCAGGTCATCGAGCCGCATCATCGCCGTTGGGGGCGGGAAGGGGGGCGTCGGAAAAAGCTTGGTCACGAGCAGTCTCGCGATCTCTTTGGCCCGACACGGAAACCGCGTCGTGGTCATCGATGCCGACCTCGGGGGCGCCAATCTCCACACGTGCCTCGGACTGGCCTCGCCTTCGCGAACGCTCTCCGACTTCATCAACCGCCGAGTGCCTCGGATCGAGGACGTCATCCTCGAGACCGGAGTCAGGAACCTGGGGCTGATAACCGGCGCCCACGATTACCTCGCAGCCTCGAATCTCAAGTTTCTGCAGAAGGTACGATTGCTCTCCAGGATCGGCCAGGTGGATGCGGACATCGTGCTCATCGACCTCGGCGCCGGCATCTCGTTCAATATCGTCGACTTCTTTCTCGTGGCCGAGTTGGGCCTCCTCGTGGTCATTCCCGAGCCGAGCTCGATCGAGAATGCCTACCGGTTTCTCAAGATGAGCTTCTATCGCCACCTCTGGTGCTCGTTGAAAGCGGGTCCGGCGCGCGCCGTCGTCGAGCAGGCCATGGATCAGAAGAACCAATGGGGCATCCGTACGCCCTATGATCTCCTGGAAGCCGTGCAGGACTACGATGAGTCGACGGGGCACTACCTCAAAGAACGCGCGCGGCGTTTCAGGCCTCGTTTGGTCATCAACCAGGTCCGCTACCCCGAGGACAAGCGCCTGGGGCAGTCGATGGCGTCGGTCTGCCGCCGTCATCTCGGCATCGACATCGAAGCGGTGGGTACGATCGATTTCGACGAGAACGTTTGGAAGGCAAACCGGAAGCGCCGACCCTTCATGCTGGATTTTCCCGAGTCGCCCGCGAGCCTGGCCCTCGAAGGAGTGGCGCGAACGTTCCTGCGTCCGAACGGCGGTTCCGCGAGCTATCGCGGAGCTCATTGA
- a CDS encoding tetratricopeptide repeat protein, producing the protein MVAPHFVAFLAIAALVGADNPGEGTSWNEIVSQGQSLVFGRFVGKFESTDFRSRRVRLRDVNTGGEQTLEVGEGLGYISETIPPGTYHVVSIEAVYYPRVHPFKPDKFRPIRQRFGVKPKSGDAEAAVLVVPADRPVYMGTIEAETELDGVVYRGHQLRVFDDFDEAYRRLEGFYPNLTASLARSGVAPARHFILKPSARRDDLERVVGLDDPIRQARDYIADRKFKQAVSWLETFMPTNDGERNEVRLLIGEALLGDRRFPEAIEELGDVLLVSPGQTRALRLLARAHAYNGDLADAENLYEGLATMIPDDTEAHLHLGYLYALQDDRNRALDQFGAAFQTDFDYLLHDVAPFVVAMKAVFEKDPESYEPPRVVRYRTPPPPAMESRRSAENNYIAVLIDHQGKVVAAHMGAGNTGSTPLMMLSLMSATYSPASLNGIPVPSLLTLGRGAVAQ; encoded by the coding sequence ATGGTTGCGCCTCATTTCGTGGCGTTCCTCGCGATCGCCGCCCTGGTCGGGGCCGACAATCCTGGCGAGGGCACGTCCTGGAACGAGATCGTCTCGCAAGGCCAATCTCTCGTTTTCGGGCGCTTCGTCGGCAAGTTCGAAAGTACTGATTTTCGCTCGCGTCGCGTCCGGCTTCGGGACGTCAACACCGGCGGTGAGCAGACCCTGGAGGTTGGCGAAGGCCTGGGCTACATTTCCGAAACGATACCGCCGGGCACCTATCACGTCGTTTCCATCGAAGCGGTGTACTACCCTCGGGTTCACCCGTTCAAGCCCGACAAGTTCCGTCCGATCCGGCAGCGCTTCGGAGTCAAGCCCAAGAGTGGCGACGCGGAAGCGGCAGTTCTGGTCGTACCCGCCGACCGGCCGGTCTATATGGGCACCATCGAGGCCGAGACCGAGCTCGATGGGGTCGTCTACCGAGGGCATCAGTTGCGGGTGTTCGATGATTTCGACGAGGCCTACCGTAGACTCGAGGGATTCTATCCCAACCTGACCGCAAGCCTCGCCCGAAGCGGAGTCGCTCCGGCGCGCCACTTCATCTTGAAGCCCTCGGCCCGGAGGGACGACCTCGAGCGCGTCGTTGGACTCGATGACCCCATACGGCAGGCCCGCGATTACATCGCCGATCGCAAGTTCAAGCAGGCGGTCAGTTGGCTCGAAACCTTCATGCCGACGAACGATGGAGAACGGAACGAAGTGCGTCTTCTGATCGGGGAGGCATTGCTTGGAGACCGCCGCTTCCCCGAGGCCATCGAGGAGCTGGGGGACGTGCTTCTGGTTTCCCCGGGCCAGACCCGGGCTCTCCGTTTGCTGGCGCGCGCTCATGCCTATAACGGCGATCTGGCGGATGCTGAGAATCTGTACGAGGGGCTCGCAACGATGATTCCTGATGACACCGAGGCTCACCTTCATCTTGGCTACCTCTACGCGCTGCAAGACGATCGGAATCGAGCACTCGACCAGTTTGGTGCGGCTTTCCAAACGGACTTCGATTACCTTCTCCATGACGTTGCGCCCTTCGTCGTGGCGATGAAGGCCGTCTTCGAGAAGGATCCCGAGAGTTACGAGCCTCCGCGGGTCGTGCGCTATCGAACCCCGCCCCCACCGGCAATGGAATCCCGTCGATCCGCGGAAAACAACTATATTGCCGTATTGATCGACCACCAGGGGAAAGTCGTTGCCGCGCACATGGGGGCGGGCAATACCGGGTCGACGCCCCTCATGATGCTATCCCTGATGAGCGCGACCTACAGCCCTGCGAGCCTGAACGGCATCCCCGTTCCGTCGCTGCTTACGCTCGGACGAGGTGCCGTGGCTCAGTAG
- a CDS encoding tetratricopeptide repeat protein, whose product MPSGPANCWQLAMVAGACLSVPSCDRIAALKDQFSGTSALEGQTPQIVAIRELYESGECDEALERIAHVTQADPDLADAFYYKGLCHLTRAAASSASILPLSEEEQASLEAFRRALAVNPRHALASVGIGDVYARHVADRPRRQTREDATDPYVLANAAYEKAVSIDPKLPQAQNRYGLFLERTGQLAEAERAYKAAAEAAATVPELAPDHYLAYGRFLAGAGGRLEDALVQYELAHMYREDDPTIRQEMAIVHSRLGLRHLERQEYLLAEESLTKAEAMFADRSAPEARKTTEALAELRTIRRR is encoded by the coding sequence ATGCCTTCGGGGCCCGCCAATTGCTGGCAGTTGGCCATGGTCGCCGGGGCGTGTCTGTCGGTTCCTTCGTGCGATCGTATCGCGGCGCTCAAGGATCAGTTCTCGGGAACGTCCGCGCTCGAGGGGCAAACTCCCCAGATCGTGGCGATTCGCGAGCTCTACGAGTCCGGTGAGTGCGACGAGGCTCTCGAGAGAATTGCCCATGTGACGCAGGCCGATCCCGATCTCGCGGATGCTTTTTACTACAAAGGTCTATGTCATTTGACCCGCGCGGCCGCGTCCTCGGCGTCCATTCTCCCTCTTTCCGAGGAGGAGCAAGCGAGCCTGGAAGCGTTTCGACGGGCTCTTGCCGTGAACCCCCGGCATGCCCTCGCTTCGGTCGGTATCGGCGATGTCTACGCCCGACACGTGGCCGATCGTCCACGGCGCCAGACGCGCGAAGATGCCACCGATCCATATGTCCTTGCGAACGCGGCCTACGAGAAAGCCGTTTCCATCGATCCCAAGCTTCCCCAAGCCCAGAATCGTTACGGGCTGTTTCTCGAGCGCACCGGACAGCTCGCCGAGGCGGAGAGGGCCTACAAAGCCGCGGCCGAAGCGGCTGCCACGGTTCCCGAGCTCGCGCCGGATCATTACCTCGCCTACGGGCGCTTTCTGGCGGGAGCGGGCGGGAGGCTCGAGGACGCCCTGGTTCAATACGAGCTCGCTCACATGTACCGCGAAGACGACCCTACGATTCGACAGGAGATGGCCATCGTCCACTCCCGGCTGGGGCTGCGTCACCTGGAAAGACAGGAGTACCTCCTCGCCGAAGAGTCGTTGACGAAGGCCGAAGCAATGTTTGCCGATCGCTCCGCTCCGGAAGCCCGGAAAACCACCGAAGCGCTCGCCGAGCTGCGGACGATTCGACGTCGCTGA
- a CDS encoding HEAT repeat domain-containing protein, with the protein MRRRFSAALGLGSSIFLGVALALAQSSFHDEVANLRSPNVGTRVKAAKALGKSGRPEAIPALTEAMRDPEAKVRKVTVEVLRGFNSTEAIDGLLVGLRDEEKSIREEAMVGLLEIYVGAGNASLGGALSFLIGPRSQTPRLEGLLAVDPRVVTAFEASLQDGESGLRRRAAYSLGALGAQDAVDSLGAALYDPDKDVRLAIVEALGAIGTDEAGEALRALLKDHPTDLTGPVVDSLGAMRYLPAAPELVSIYDSNVNKLGDRALAALARMGAPEARGVFYYQMTSQNAHQRRWAVEGLGRLDDPALVPGLMKDFLREPDPSVQLAYCFSLARLGRAEFIDRVALSLADKQLREQAHQYAVELGSPLLEELVTYLSDPVAEVRKEMALVLMHIGDPAAIPHLEPLLSDPDGEVADRANRAIAHLQQGRRSASSTNP; encoded by the coding sequence ATGCGACGCCGATTTTCGGCCGCCCTGGGCTTAGGGTCGTCTATTTTCTTGGGGGTGGCCCTTGCTCTTGCCCAGAGCTCTTTTCACGACGAGGTCGCCAATCTTCGAAGCCCCAACGTCGGGACGCGGGTAAAAGCTGCCAAGGCCCTCGGCAAATCGGGTCGTCCGGAGGCGATCCCGGCGCTGACCGAGGCCATGCGCGATCCGGAGGCCAAGGTGCGAAAGGTCACGGTCGAGGTGCTTCGTGGATTCAACTCGACGGAAGCCATCGACGGCCTTCTCGTTGGGCTGCGGGACGAGGAAAAATCCATTCGAGAAGAGGCGATGGTGGGGCTTCTCGAGATCTACGTGGGGGCTGGCAATGCGAGCTTGGGGGGTGCTTTGAGCTTTCTGATCGGCCCGCGAAGCCAGACTCCGAGACTCGAGGGTTTGCTCGCAGTCGATCCCCGAGTGGTGACGGCTTTCGAGGCATCTCTCCAGGATGGGGAGTCCGGCTTGCGGCGGCGGGCTGCGTACAGTCTGGGTGCGCTGGGAGCACAGGATGCCGTCGACAGCCTCGGAGCCGCTTTGTACGATCCGGACAAGGACGTCCGTCTCGCAATCGTAGAGGCCCTTGGGGCCATCGGTACCGACGAGGCAGGTGAAGCACTTCGCGCGTTGTTGAAGGACCACCCGACCGATCTGACCGGACCGGTCGTAGACTCCCTGGGCGCCATGCGCTACTTGCCCGCCGCTCCAGAGCTCGTGTCGATCTATGACTCGAACGTCAACAAGCTCGGCGACCGGGCACTGGCCGCTCTGGCACGGATGGGAGCCCCGGAGGCGCGCGGCGTCTTCTACTATCAGATGACCAGTCAGAATGCCCACCAGCGGCGGTGGGCGGTCGAGGGACTGGGGCGACTGGATGACCCCGCGCTCGTTCCCGGGTTGATGAAGGATTTTCTGAGAGAGCCCGATCCCTCGGTGCAGCTCGCTTACTGTTTCTCGCTGGCCCGATTGGGTCGCGCGGAGTTCATCGATCGCGTCGCCCTGTCTCTGGCCGACAAGCAACTCCGAGAGCAGGCGCACCAGTACGCGGTGGAGCTCGGGAGCCCGCTCCTGGAAGAGTTGGTTACGTACCTATCGGATCCAGTCGCCGAGGTCCGAAAAGAGATGGCTCTCGTTCTCATGCACATAGGAGACCCGGCGGCCATCCCTCACCTCGAGCCGCTTCTTTCGGATCCGGATGGAGAGGTGGCGGATCGCGCCAACCGGGCGATTGCCCATCTCCAGCAGGGACGGCGGTCGGCCTCGAGCACGAACCCTTAG
- a CDS encoding S41 family peptidase, whose amino-acid sequence MKKSALAVVLSIVIAGAIVGGLFGSRAQAKVDRYTEFLRRYTNVLRLVEEEYVTDIDPKELVHASIRGMLRTLDPHSNFLPKQEYTQLQERQQGSYHGLGISVQMRDGDLTVISPFEGTPAYRLGIRSGDVISKIEGEETRGMELDDAVKRLRGPKGSEVTISVTRAGYDLPLDFTIVRDKIDLRSVPYAFMISNDTGYLRISDFTETTEDELHENLVELQKEGAENLILDLRDNPGGLLDQAVAVSNKFLKKGSLIVYTRGRTDGSDYDYLANRASSHESMPIVVLVSHGSASASEIVSGAIQDHDRGLIVGESTFGKGLVQSIYRISEGNGLALTTAQYFTPSGRSIQRDYSGSIDDYYYNARIEDRPDASGEVKYTDAGRKVFGGGGITPDIVVTYPKIPSSILALNTKNVFFKYATRFAAVDDHRSVDGAGVQPEEIRTARPKNIRLIDERFRVDDEVLQDFFEFLDGEGVAYSREELLAERDALSLRIEVDIFGALWGAESAQRAAVQYDPQITAALQAMPKAKSLLTDPVAFTKEQTEEAVPDSSGQRALKQPQP is encoded by the coding sequence ATGAAGAAGTCTGCTCTCGCTGTCGTTCTCTCCATCGTGATCGCCGGCGCGATCGTCGGCGGCCTGTTCGGTAGCCGCGCTCAGGCCAAAGTGGATCGATACACGGAGTTCCTCAGGCGCTATACCAACGTGCTTCGACTCGTCGAGGAAGAGTACGTTACCGACATCGATCCCAAGGAGCTCGTGCACGCATCGATTCGGGGCATGTTGCGTACCCTGGATCCGCACTCGAATTTCTTGCCCAAACAAGAGTACACGCAACTCCAGGAGCGGCAGCAGGGGAGCTACCACGGACTCGGCATATCGGTTCAGATGCGGGACGGCGACCTGACGGTGATTTCTCCGTTCGAGGGGACGCCGGCCTATCGTCTCGGTATCCGATCGGGAGATGTCATTTCCAAGATCGAAGGTGAAGAGACTCGCGGCATGGAGCTCGATGACGCCGTCAAACGGCTCAGGGGTCCGAAGGGGAGCGAAGTCACGATCTCGGTGACGCGAGCCGGTTACGATCTTCCCCTCGACTTCACCATCGTCCGCGACAAGATCGACCTCCGGAGCGTTCCCTACGCCTTCATGATCAGTAACGACACGGGTTATCTCCGAATCTCGGATTTCACCGAGACGACGGAGGACGAGCTGCACGAGAACCTCGTGGAGCTCCAGAAGGAAGGGGCCGAGAACCTGATTCTCGATCTGAGGGACAATCCGGGAGGGTTACTGGACCAGGCGGTGGCGGTATCGAACAAATTCCTGAAAAAGGGCTCCCTGATCGTCTACACCCGGGGCAGAACCGACGGCTCGGATTACGACTATCTCGCCAACCGCGCGAGCTCGCATGAGTCCATGCCCATCGTCGTGCTCGTCTCGCATGGAAGCGCGTCGGCATCCGAGATCGTGTCCGGTGCGATTCAGGATCACGACCGCGGGCTCATCGTGGGTGAGAGCACGTTCGGCAAGGGCCTCGTCCAGTCGATCTACCGGATCAGTGAGGGCAATGGGCTCGCGCTCACGACCGCACAGTATTTCACGCCCAGCGGTCGGAGCATCCAGCGCGACTACTCGGGGTCGATCGACGACTATTACTACAACGCGCGGATCGAGGATCGGCCCGACGCCAGCGGTGAAGTCAAATACACGGATGCGGGTCGAAAGGTGTTCGGGGGAGGCGGCATCACACCAGACATCGTCGTGACCTACCCGAAGATCCCCAGCTCGATTCTCGCTTTGAACACCAAGAACGTCTTCTTCAAATACGCGACTCGGTTTGCCGCGGTAGACGACCATCGCTCGGTCGATGGAGCCGGCGTCCAGCCGGAGGAAATCAGGACCGCGAGGCCCAAGAACATCCGGCTCATCGACGAGCGGTTCCGGGTCGATGATGAAGTCCTGCAGGATTTCTTCGAGTTTCTCGACGGCGAAGGTGTCGCCTACTCTCGTGAAGAGCTTCTGGCGGAGCGGGACGCTCTGAGCCTTCGAATCGAAGTCGATATCTTCGGCGCTCTTTGGGGGGCCGAGTCGGCGCAAAGAGCGGCGGTTCAATACGATCCGCAGATTACCGCCGCGCTTCAGGCGATGCCGAAGGCCAAGTCTCTTCTCACCGATCCGGTCGCATTCACGAAGGAGCAGACCGAGGAAGCGGTCCCTGATTCTTCGGGCCAGAGGGCGCTGAAGCAGCCACAACCGTAG
- the tatB gene encoding Sec-independent protein translocase protein TatB: protein MLGPIGMQELIIIFVVALIVFGPRKLPQLGKSLGRSIAEFKRASNELRSTLEEEIRVEETRKEILEPIETIQKEAKEAVESASRDEVSPTANAAHQESKA, encoded by the coding sequence ATGCTTGGGCCCATTGGAATGCAAGAGCTCATCATCATCTTCGTAGTCGCCCTCATCGTGTTCGGTCCCAGGAAGCTGCCGCAGCTCGGGAAATCGCTCGGGCGGAGCATCGCCGAGTTCAAACGGGCCAGCAACGAGCTCAGGAGCACGCTCGAGGAGGAGATTCGTGTCGAAGAGACACGGAAAGAGATCCTGGAGCCCATCGAGACCATCCAAAAGGAAGCGAAAGAGGCGGTCGAGAGCGCAAGCCGCGACGAGGTCTCCCCGACCGCCAACGCTGCCCATCAAGAATCGAAGGCATAG